A window of Akkermansiaceae bacterium genomic DNA:
TGGTTCGTTTCCAGGCGTTCCCCTGACAGAGTGCTGGACTATTCCGAATCGGCTTGGGTTGATTATTCAGAATCGCCGTCGAACAAGGCGCTTCATCCGACCGTTAACCGCCCCACAGTTTGCCGCGAGTGAGAGGTATTGACCATTTCAGGTTTGCGGCGGTTGACTCACCGGCGGTTGAGCTCTACGTTCGCCAATAATAAGAATTGAGTCTCCGCGTTCATCATCCCGCTCAGTCGACTTCAAGAGCTGGTTATCATCGTTCGTTCGCGCACATGGATCAGGATTGAGACGATCGCCACCTTGGTTCGTTTCCAGGCGTTCCCCTGACAGAGTGCTGGACTATTCCGAATCGGCTTGGGTTGATTATTCAGAATCGCCGTCGAACAAGGCGCTTCATCCGACCGTTAACCGTCCCGCAGTTTGCCACGAGTGAGAGGTATCGACCATTTTAGGTTCGTGGCGGTTGACTCGGCGGCGGTTGAGCTCTACGTTCGCCAATAATAATAATTTTCTGAAGTTGGCGGTTCTCGATGCACCATGATGGAAGGTTCCGCTGATGATCGCAGGTGGTTTGATCCGTCGCTGGTGTCTTGAACGGCATCATCGTGCAGGGCACAGGTTCCGGCGGATGAGATTTTTCAGGTGTCACTTTTTGGGCGCGAGGGCGTGGTTCGTGCAAGGGTTTCGCAAGATACTGGCACATCGCGTCGATTCACTAAGCGCGGCTTCCACCGGTGCCAGAAACTTGCTGTCGGCGGTTCTTGGCGGGGTTGCGAGAGAGCCAGCACGATGCGATCACGAGTCGGCTTGGGTTGATTATTCAGAATAGCCGTCGAACAAGGCGCTTCATCCGACCGTTAACCGTCCCACAGTTTGCAGCGAGTGAGAGGTATCGACCATTTCAGGTTCGCGGCGGTTGACTCGGCGGCGGTTGAGCTCTACGTTCGGCAATTATTATGAAGATTGCGACTTAGCATGTTGCGTTTCGGTCACATCGATTGGATATTTGGTGGATTGCGATTTGAGGTGTTGGATCGGCACTGTTCGTTTTAGATTCTCGTTAATTGATCTGGATGTTTTGCAGCGACCTGTCTGATGACTGAACTGTTCAACCATTAATTTTCGCATCCCGTTTTCCTTCGTTCCTGGTTTGATCTACATTTCGTGTTGTGTATTTCGCAGCGTCATTGATTCACGCGGAGGTTTTCAGCCAGCAACCAACGGTCGGTGTTAATGTTGACTTTGACCCGTTTCAGGATGGATAGCTTGCCCCGATGAGGCCGAACAAGGCGCTTCATCCGACCGTTAACCGTTCTCGACGCGCGTAGTTTGAGAGTGAAAGACCGTTTTTGGTTTCTGACATTTACACACCGGCGGTTGAGCTATACGTTAGCCAATAATAATATGAAACAACGACTATTCATTATTCTACTGTTATCAATATCTCATCTTGTAGCACAGGACAAAGACTCGATCATAAAGCATCAATTCAACGCTGCCCTAGAGGCGCAACTTAATCATAAGTTTGTTGAATTAGCGGATATACAGCATCCCATTACATTGCGTTTTTTTAGGCAGCGCATGGGTATCGAATATGAAAAGTTGAGAAAGACCTATTCGGCAGCAACGCTGTCTAAGGTTATAGGTATTAACGGTAATCCAAAGACATCCCCTCTTAGCGATAAAGATGTATTTGTTAACATCTGTAACAAGGCTGCTGAGTTGGAGCCCAGTTTTGCTGGGGATAAAAAGTATCTACCTATTTTTGTTCATGGTATAATCCATAGTGAGAGGGGAGATGCTTTTATCATTTATGAATATGCTGTAAGGGAAGAAGCAGAGGAATCAACTATTAGATTTAGACAACCCGGGGTAAGTGTGTTTATTAAGCACAACGATGAATGGTTAATGAAGTCATCGGCTTTATCAAAGACGTTACCCATAGTTTGGAAGCGTGAACTATATCGCATGAACAAAAAAAATTAGGCTAACAAGTCGCTGCATCCGACCGCTAACCGCGCTCGACTTTGCTCGGTCACACGCGAAAGACAGTTTAGATTTCTCAGCTGTTGATTAAGCGGCGGTTGAGCTTTACGTTCGGCGATAATTAGATGGATGTTTCATGGATTGTTCGTTTCGGTGACATCGATGGGGGATTTGGCTGGTCGAGATTTCTGGTGTTGTGGCGGTGCTGTGCGGCTTGGGTTTCCGTTGATCGATCTGGATTGCCCGTCGCCACCTGTCCGATGACTGAGCCACTCATCCATGAATTTTTGTCACCTGGGCTGGTTCGGTCGTGACTCTGCGGTTTCCGGCACATTATTTCATGCAGGCGTGTGCTGAGTGGTGCGGTCGGGGTTCATGGTTTGACATCGGTTTCAGGCGCTGGCACGGGAAGTGAGAATAGTTGCCGAACAAGGCGCTGCATCCGACCGTTAACCGCCCCACAGTTTGCCGCAGGTGAGAGGTATCGACCATTTCAGGTTCGCGGCGGTTGACTCACCGGCGGTTGAGCTCTACGTTCGGCAATAATAAGAAAGACATGAAACACCACGGAGAGTATACGGCACAGTGTATCTTGGCAGCTCTACAATCTTTGGTCATTGTTGGTGGATGTTTGCTTACGGCTACGATCCTCAAGACGATGGGTTATCCTGATCGTTTTACCGAGTTGCCCTTTCAGTTAGTGGTCATCCGCAATTGGGGATTTTTACTAATTCTAATTCCGTTGACATGGGTTTGTTGCACCATTTGGTTCGAGCGTAATCGTGCCGAGTGGTTTTCTAAGCGGTGGACGGTCTCAACGGGTATCGTGCTTCTGATAGCTCTTGGTGGATATATGCTGATTTGTATGGGAAGGGCTGGATCCACTCTCATACAGGCTGTAGAGTAAACCAAGAATGTGGCCGAACAAGGCGCTTCATCCGACCGTTAACCGTCCGTGAGTTTGTTGCGGGCGGCTTGTTTACGGCCATTTCAGGTTTTCGACTGTTGACCCACCGGCGGTTGAGCTCTACGTTCGGCAATAATAAGAATCATGAGTAACATCACCACATTAACGAAAGTTGATTCCAGTATGATATACGCTATCGGTTACGATGAGAAGAATCAGATATTAGAAGCTGTATTTACTAGAGGAGGCATATGGGAGTATCATAATTTTCCGAAAGAGGCTTACCAGAGCCTAATTGATTCTGATTCCATAGGGTCGCATATGAGATACGCTGTTCTCGGGTGTTATGACGAAGTGAGAGTTTCATGATCAGGCTTCGCACACTTACAGATACGGTCGGGATTCTTGGTTGCTGACGGTTTGATATTCTGGGAGCGGTTTCCAAGAACGTGGCCGAACAAGGCGCTTCATCCGACCGTTAACCGCCCCACAGTTTGCCGCGAGTGAGAGGTATCGACCATTCTTGATTTTCGACTGTTGACCCACCGGCGGTTGAGCTCTACGTTCGGCAATATTAGTATTTTTCCTGCTTCATCGTTGCCTCGTGTTAGATCGGCCTACGTAATTCCATCTGATATTTGGCACCGCTTAAGAAGAATATTCTCTGGTTCGATCGATGAATGAATTGTGGCGATGATGGTTGCTTGACCTGAAATTCTTTTCCCAGTTGATCGCCGTTGCAGCGCGCTAGATAGATGGAATCGTGTTGCTCGGTTGATATGATACCAGCACGATGAAACCAAAAACGAAGCCGAACAAGTCGCTGCATCCGACCGCTAACCGTCCTCGACGCCGATCTGGTTTACAGGATTGAGACTTTTAGATATTCGACTGTTGCTATGGCGGCGGTTGAGCTTTACGTTCGGCAATAATAAGAATAATGACTGCATTGATACTGAAATGGCTTTTCATAGCGGCTGCATATTTGGGACCGTTCCTTTTCGTATTCATCTTTCGTCGGTTCTGGAGGACTGGGCACGCTTCGGGTTTTATGGTGAAGTCTATTTACTGGCCGTTAATGTGGATTAGTGGCTTTTTATTCCTGCAGGCATCGTTGACTCAGCACCAGGTGCACTGGATAGATGTGCATGGTGGGTTGCCGCGCACAGAAGATGATATGATGGCATTTGGTGATGGCCCTAATGTCAGCGCATCATGGGTTATCACTGCTTTGGTGCCACTTTTTCTAGCATACACTCTTGGAAGATGCTTATCTCGAAGCAAGAATGTGGCCGAACAAGTCGCTGCATCCGACCGCTAACCGTCCACGACTTCACGGCATGATAGAGAGAAAAACCATTTTAGATATTTGACTGTTGCTTAGGCGGCGGTTGAGCTTTACGTTCGGCAATAATAATTATGAAGCAATCTCGACTCGTCATGATAACCGTTGTTGTTTCTCTAGCGGCAATATCATGTGGAATTTATGGCTGGCATAAGCGAGGCAAAGATCGGGCTCAATGCATGCTAAATATACGCAACGCACATCAATTACTGAGATCGTATGAGAGTGTGACGAGTAAATATCAATCTGGTGAATCAGTAGATTTTAATGAGGTCTGTCGAGAATGGGGGGTTGATGAGGAATTTGAATGCCCTTCAGGGGGAGTATATACTTGGGTGAAGAAGTATTCAGCACCTATCGGAACCCCGTATTTACGATGTTCGCACAAGCATCATAATCCTACAGATACAAGTGGATGGTAGGCGAAGAATGTGGCCGAACAAGTCGCTGCATCCGACGCTTGACAGCGTCGCGACTCCGCTCGGTTTCAGGGATGGAATGATTTCTGGTTTTTCAGCGTTTAATCCCGGCGCGGTTGAGCTATACGTTCGATAATAATAATTCGGATTCTACGCATTCAGGATCTCCGGTGGGACATACAAGGGTTTTCGTCGTGATGTTCGGCACCCGATTTGGCGAGTTCAGTATCGCTGACTCACATCACCACGGGATCGGTAATGATGCGGAGTGACATTTGATAATTTCCTCGATGGAACACGCAAGGGTTTAGCCTGGCTGCTCTCCGGGAAGATCCTTCGTTCCTCAGGAACATCCCTGCGATTGCCAGGCGGAACGAAAGAGGATGTTTGGTAGATCACGATTCATGGCCGCGCAACGCTGATGGACACATCCAATGGTTCTGGATCTTCGTTACCCACGGCAGTTTTCAGGCGCATTGATCTGTGTGGATCGAACAAGGCGATGCATCCGACCCGTTACCGGTTAAAAGTCGGGCATCTGTTTCGGAGCGTATATCTGTTTTCGGTATTTTAACATTGTTCGTAGGCGGTTGATCTTTACGTTCGGCGATAATTATATGGATGTTTCATGGATTGTTCGTTTCGGTGACATCGATGGGGGATTTGGCTGGTCGAGATTTCTGATGTTGTGGCGGTGCTGTTCGGTTTAGGTTTCCGTTGATCGATCTGGATTGCCCGTCGCCACCTGTCCGATGACTGAGCCACTCATCCATGAATTTTTGTCACCTGGGCTGGTTCGGTCGTGGCTTTGCGGTTTCCGGCACATTATTTCATGCAGGCGTGTGCTGAGAGGTGCGGTCGAGGTTCATGGTTGGACATCGGTTTCAGGCGCTGGCATGTGAAGTGAGAATAGTTGCCGAACAAGGCGCTTCATCCGACCGTTAACCGCCCCACAGTTTGCCGCGGGTGAGAGGTATCGACCATTCTTGATTTTCGACTGTTGACCCACCGGCGGTTGAGCTCTACGTTCGGCGATTATTAGATGGATGTGTCATGGATTGTTCGTTTCGGTTACATCGATGGGGGATTTGGCGGGTCGAGATTCCTGGCGTTGCATCGGTGCTGTTCGGCTTGGGTTTCCGTTGATCGATCTGGATTGCCCGTCGCCACCTGTCCGATGACTGAGCCACTCATCCATGAATTTTTGTCACCTGGGCTGGTTCGGTCGTGGCTTTGCGGTTTCCGGCACATTATTTCATGCAGGCGTGTGCTGAGAGGTGCGGTCGAGGTTCATGGTTGGACATCGGTTTCAGGCGC
This region includes:
- a CDS encoding KTSC domain-containing protein; translated protein: MSNITTLTKVDSSMIYAIGYDEKNQILEAVFTRGGIWEYHNFPKEAYQSLIDSDSIGSHMRYAVLGCYDEVRVS